A part of Amycolatopsis camponoti genomic DNA contains:
- a CDS encoding serine/threonine-protein kinase, with protein MTDEQTRPYPPQAPVTPGQRVVAGRYALLGELGRGGMGVVWRAQDQVIGRQVAVKELRLPDAESAAVFSERALREVRTGGRLNDPAVVTVYDVITDGGTTFIVMELVEAPSLADLVRQRGPMPAAQAALMGERVLAALQAAHAAGIVHRDVKPANILVAPDGRVKLTDFGIAHAIDDPRLTTSGMIVGSPAFMAPERVEGREALPASDLWSLGATLFFAVEGSIPFERATTAATLHAIMTEIPYLTRGQGPIAAAILGLLVANPDARLTAAQAQNLLTTAQGMRPTPPGGTAMVSPMTRVAPQPPKKDHRALWISVAAVAVVGALVGGFFAGKAFEAPAVDEQKLPTMTFGLGGQMRVDASSSYLCYNAPVQDGGVISDANDGDCKESHTLEIYDAGDVIGTASWSDSDAAIAGYPGLAATTAAAEARCAASFRSSIVPATQRDGLKYRALVPTQAQWQSVPTESGEYPTREFYCVLAKADGGPISAPIVTKVK; from the coding sequence GTGACCGACGAACAGACTCGGCCGTACCCACCGCAGGCGCCCGTCACGCCTGGTCAGCGGGTTGTCGCCGGCCGTTACGCGCTCCTCGGCGAGCTCGGCCGCGGCGGCATGGGCGTCGTGTGGCGGGCGCAGGACCAGGTCATCGGCCGGCAGGTCGCCGTCAAGGAGCTGCGGCTGCCCGACGCCGAGTCCGCCGCCGTCTTCTCCGAGCGCGCGCTGCGCGAGGTGCGCACCGGCGGGCGGCTCAACGACCCCGCCGTCGTGACCGTCTACGACGTCATCACCGACGGCGGCACGACGTTCATCGTGATGGAGCTCGTCGAGGCGCCGTCGCTGGCCGACCTCGTCCGGCAGCGCGGCCCGATGCCCGCCGCGCAGGCCGCGCTGATGGGGGAGCGGGTCCTGGCCGCGCTGCAGGCCGCGCACGCCGCCGGGATCGTGCACCGGGACGTCAAGCCGGCGAACATCCTGGTCGCGCCGGACGGCCGCGTGAAGCTCACGGACTTCGGCATCGCCCACGCCATCGACGACCCGCGCCTGACCACGAGCGGCATGATCGTCGGCTCGCCCGCGTTCATGGCGCCGGAGCGCGTCGAAGGCCGCGAAGCGCTGCCCGCGTCCGACCTGTGGTCCCTCGGCGCGACGCTGTTCTTCGCCGTCGAAGGCTCGATCCCGTTCGAGCGCGCGACCACGGCCGCGACGCTGCACGCGATCATGACCGAGATCCCGTACCTGACCCGCGGCCAGGGCCCGATCGCCGCGGCGATCCTCGGCCTGCTCGTCGCCAACCCCGACGCGCGGCTCACCGCGGCGCAGGCGCAGAACCTGCTGACGACGGCGCAGGGCATGCGGCCGACCCCGCCGGGCGGCACGGCGATGGTCAGCCCGATGACGCGGGTCGCACCGCAGCCGCCGAAGAAGGACCACCGCGCCCTGTGGATCTCGGTCGCCGCCGTGGCGGTCGTCGGTGCCCTGGTCGGCGGCTTCTTCGCGGGCAAGGCGTTCGAGGCCCCGGCTGTCGACGAGCAGAAGCTGCCGACGATGACCTTCGGCCTCGGCGGGCAGATGCGGGTCGACGCCAGTTCGAGCTACCTCTGCTACAACGCCCCGGTCCAGGACGGCGGCGTCATCAGCGACGCGAACGACGGCGACTGCAAGGAGAGCCACACCCTCGAGATCTACGACGCCGGAGACGTCATCGGCACCGCGAGCTGGTCCGACAGCGACGCGGCCATCGCCGGCTACCCGGGCCTGGCCGCCACCACCGCGGCCGCCGAAGCCCGCTGCGCGGCCTCGTTCCGCTCGTCGATCGTCCCCGCGACCCAGCGCGACGGCCTCAAGTACCGGGCGCTCGTGCCGACCCAGGCGCAGTGGCAGAGCGTCCCGACCGAAAGCGGTGAGTACCCGACGCGCGAGTTCTACTGCGTGCTGGCCAAGGCCGACGGCGGACCGATCTCCGCGCCGATCGTGACCAAGGTCAAGTAG
- the dapA gene encoding 4-hydroxy-tetrahydrodipicolinate synthase: MSNPPTAAPGRPFGRVLTAMVTPFDAEGALDLKRAQELAEHLVELGNDGLVINGTTGESPTTSDAEKQELIRAVVEAVGDRATVVAGAGTNNTAHSIEQAKQAEAAGAHGLLVVTPYYSRPSQAGLHAHFTAVADSSGLPVMLYDIPPRSVVPIEVDTLLRLAEHPRIVAVKDAKGDLIAGSEVIANTHLAYYSGDDGLNLPWISVGGTGVVSVIGHVVAGRIRAMIDAYENGDTSTARTNHRGMLPVLRAMSRVGGVAFSKAALRLRGFDAGEPRLPIVAPTAEQTALIAGDLGQGGVPLGDTAAQDWHGERVAQADSRAAYVAPTSHTSVGTLPR; encoded by the coding sequence ATGTCCAACCCACCTACCGCCGCGCCCGGAAGACCCTTCGGGCGCGTGCTCACCGCGATGGTCACCCCCTTCGACGCCGAAGGCGCACTCGACCTGAAGCGGGCGCAGGAGCTGGCCGAGCACCTCGTGGAGCTGGGGAACGACGGCCTCGTCATCAACGGCACCACCGGCGAGAGCCCGACCACGAGCGACGCGGAGAAGCAGGAGCTCATCCGCGCCGTGGTCGAGGCCGTCGGCGACCGGGCGACCGTCGTGGCCGGCGCGGGCACCAACAACACCGCGCACAGCATCGAGCAGGCGAAGCAGGCCGAAGCGGCCGGCGCGCACGGCCTGCTGGTCGTCACCCCGTACTACTCGCGGCCCAGCCAGGCCGGCCTGCACGCGCACTTCACGGCGGTCGCGGACAGCTCCGGCCTGCCGGTGATGCTCTACGACATCCCGCCGCGCTCGGTCGTGCCGATCGAGGTCGACACGCTGCTGCGGCTGGCCGAGCACCCGCGGATCGTCGCGGTCAAGGACGCCAAGGGCGACCTGATCGCCGGCTCCGAGGTCATCGCCAACACCCACCTCGCCTACTACTCCGGTGACGACGGGCTGAACCTGCCGTGGATCTCCGTCGGCGGCACCGGCGTGGTGAGTGTGATCGGTCACGTCGTCGCGGGCCGGATCCGCGCGATGATCGACGCCTACGAGAACGGCGACACGTCCACCGCGCGCACCAACCACCGCGGCATGCTGCCGGTGCTGCGCGCGATGTCGCGGGTCGGCGGGGTCGCGTTCAGCAAGGCGGCGCTGCGGCTGCGCGGCTTCGACGCCGGCGAGCCGCGGCTCCCGATCGTCGCCCCGACGGCCGAACAGACGGCCCTGATCGCCGGTGATCTCGGGCAGGGCGGCGTGCCGCTGGGCGACACGGCGGCCCAGGACTGGCATGGTGAGCGGGTGGCACAAGCAGATTCGAGGGCCGCCTACGTGGCGCCGACCTCGCACACCAGCGTTGGGACCCTGCCTCGGTGA
- a CDS encoding ribonuclease J: protein MSSLPPGPGPTNAPPALPAGALRVVALGGIGEVGRNMTVFEYAGRLLIVDCGVLFPEDDQPGVDLILPDFRAIEDRLDDIEGLVLTHGHEDHIGAVPFLLRLRPDLPIYGSKFTNALLAAKAKEHRQRPKLIQVREGERRDVGVFNLEFFAVNHSIPDALAVAIRTPAGVVLHTGDIKLDQLPLDGRLTDLAGFSRLGDEGVDLFCVDSTNAEVPGFVMPERDIGPVLDDVIRRVDQRVIVACFASHVHRVQQVLDAAQRHGRRIAFVGRSMVRNMGIAAELGLLNVPDGLLVDLDQASNLPESKVLFVSTGSQGEPLSALSRMARGEHRQISIRAGDTVVLASSMIPGNETAVFGVVNGLTRLGANVVHQGNAKVHVSGHASAGELLYLYNAVRPSNVMPVHGEWKHLRANGELAIRTGVAPDNVVIAEDGVVVDLVDGKASRTGRVEVGHVYVDGLSVGDVGESTLSDRLVLGEGGFISISVAVDSSTGRPVSAPTVSGRGFSDDPKALDAVVPLVEMELARTESEGITDTHRIAQAVRRVVGRWVADTYRRRPMIVPTVIPV from the coding sequence GTGAGCTCACTTCCCCCCGGTCCAGGCCCCACCAACGCCCCGCCCGCACTGCCCGCCGGAGCCTTGCGCGTCGTCGCGCTGGGCGGTATCGGCGAGGTCGGGCGCAACATGACCGTCTTCGAGTACGCCGGCCGGCTGCTCATCGTCGACTGCGGGGTGCTCTTCCCCGAGGACGACCAGCCCGGCGTCGACCTGATCCTGCCCGACTTCCGCGCGATCGAGGACCGGCTCGACGACATCGAAGGTCTGGTGCTCACCCACGGGCACGAAGACCACATCGGTGCCGTCCCGTTCCTCCTGCGCTTGCGGCCGGACCTGCCGATCTACGGCTCGAAGTTCACCAACGCCCTGCTCGCGGCGAAGGCCAAGGAGCACCGGCAGCGGCCGAAGCTGATCCAGGTCCGCGAGGGCGAGCGCCGCGACGTCGGCGTGTTCAACCTCGAGTTCTTCGCGGTCAACCACTCCATCCCGGACGCGCTGGCCGTCGCCATCCGCACCCCGGCGGGCGTGGTGCTGCACACCGGTGACATCAAGCTGGACCAGCTCCCGCTCGACGGCCGCCTCACCGACCTGGCCGGCTTCTCCCGGCTCGGCGACGAGGGCGTCGACCTGTTCTGCGTCGACTCGACCAACGCCGAGGTGCCCGGGTTCGTCATGCCCGAGCGCGACATCGGCCCGGTCCTCGACGACGTCATCCGCCGCGTCGACCAGCGCGTGATCGTGGCCTGTTTCGCCAGCCACGTCCACCGCGTCCAGCAGGTGCTCGACGCCGCCCAGCGGCACGGCCGCCGGATCGCGTTCGTCGGCCGGTCGATGGTCCGCAACATGGGGATCGCGGCCGAGCTGGGCCTGCTCAACGTGCCGGACGGCCTGCTCGTCGACCTCGACCAGGCCAGCAACCTGCCGGAGAGCAAGGTCCTGTTCGTCTCGACGGGTTCGCAGGGTGAGCCGCTCTCGGCGCTGTCGCGGATGGCGCGCGGCGAGCACCGGCAGATCTCGATCCGCGCGGGCGACACCGTCGTGCTGGCCAGCTCGATGATCCCGGGCAACGAGACCGCGGTGTTCGGCGTGGTCAACGGCCTGACCCGGCTCGGCGCGAACGTCGTCCACCAGGGCAACGCCAAGGTGCACGTGTCCGGCCACGCGTCGGCGGGCGAGCTGCTCTACCTGTACAACGCGGTCCGGCCGAGCAACGTCATGCCGGTGCACGGCGAGTGGAAGCACCTGCGCGCGAACGGCGAGCTGGCGATCCGCACCGGCGTCGCGCCTGACAACGTCGTGATCGCCGAGGACGGCGTGGTCGTCGACCTGGTCGACGGCAAGGCCTCGCGCACCGGGCGCGTCGAGGTCGGGCACGTCTACGTCGACGGCCTCTCGGTCGGCGACGTCGGCGAGTCGACCCTGTCCGACCGGTTGGTGCTGGGCGAGGGCGGGTTCATCTCGATCAGCGTGGCGGTGGACTCCAGCACGGGCCGCCCGGTCAGCGCCCCGACGGTGTCCGGCCGCGGCTTCTCCGACGACCCGAAGGCGCTCGACGCCGTCGTGCCGCTGGTGGAGATGGAGCTGGCGCGCACGGAGTCCGAGGGCATCACCGACACGCACCGGATCGCGCAGGCGGTCCGCCGGGTGGTCGGCCGCTGGGTGGCCGACACCTACCGTCGCCGCCCGATGATCGTCCCGACGGTCATCCCGGTCTAG
- a CDS encoding VWA domain-containing protein, translating into MGRHSPDGRRRRLLVPALATGLVVVLGAAAWVTVSAVRSRPTCEQPAKVLVAASADIAPALSIVARGLDLRCGSVEVQTREAAAAAEQLALSDGSPRPQVWVPDSTLALRRAHQLGAADVPESGASMASSPVVLAVAEDVAKGIGWPDHQPTWAEVLGAQGAVPGMSDPARDSVGAMALLGLKESVRAATEPAGAYVAMLRRVSANTLGAETDLIARLPGSGATGGTAAVTMFPASENSVLRHNIEDATSPLVAVYSTAVPTLDYPFAELGGITPQQRPIIEALREAALGDAGADAIAKTGLRAAGGQALRDHDDDRRVSTSGFRAANLPAAGAVDELLNQWAGINLSARVQVLVDVSGSMNAQVPGTGLNRMQLSMQATAKALHLFKPTTQLRMLAFSTRLDGDKDYRELLPMASVAQHLATGALDKLAQVKATPNGGTGLYDSVLDTYRTARREWEPGRLNLVIVLTDGRNEDPHGIARADLLAELAKLQDPHRPIPLIGVGIGPDADKAELDQLTKATGGQAFVAPDPAKITDVFFGALSRIAGG; encoded by the coding sequence ATGGGACGCCACTCGCCGGACGGACGACGACGCCGGCTGCTCGTGCCCGCCCTCGCGACCGGTCTCGTGGTCGTTCTCGGGGCCGCGGCCTGGGTCACCGTCTCGGCGGTGCGGTCCCGGCCCACGTGCGAGCAGCCCGCCAAGGTCCTCGTCGCCGCGTCCGCCGACATCGCGCCCGCGCTTTCGATCGTGGCGCGTGGTCTCGACCTCCGCTGCGGCAGCGTCGAGGTCCAGACCAGGGAGGCGGCCGCCGCGGCCGAGCAGCTCGCCCTGTCCGACGGCAGCCCGCGGCCGCAGGTGTGGGTGCCGGACTCGACCCTCGCGCTGCGCCGCGCCCACCAGCTCGGCGCGGCCGACGTCCCCGAGTCCGGGGCGTCGATGGCCAGTTCGCCGGTGGTGCTGGCCGTCGCCGAGGACGTCGCGAAGGGCATCGGCTGGCCCGACCACCAGCCCACCTGGGCGGAGGTCCTGGGCGCGCAGGGTGCCGTCCCGGGGATGTCGGACCCGGCGCGCGACTCGGTCGGCGCGATGGCGCTGCTCGGCTTGAAGGAGAGCGTCCGCGCGGCCACCGAGCCGGCGGGCGCGTACGTCGCAATGCTGCGGCGGGTCTCGGCCAACACGCTCGGCGCGGAGACGGACCTGATCGCGCGGCTGCCGGGCTCGGGCGCCACCGGCGGCACGGCCGCGGTGACGATGTTCCCCGCGTCGGAGAACTCGGTGCTGCGCCACAACATCGAGGACGCGACGTCGCCGCTCGTCGCCGTCTACTCGACCGCGGTGCCCACATTGGACTACCCGTTCGCCGAGCTGGGCGGGATCACCCCACAGCAGCGGCCGATCATCGAGGCGCTCCGGGAAGCGGCTCTCGGCGACGCGGGCGCGGACGCCATCGCGAAGACGGGCCTGCGCGCGGCGGGCGGCCAGGCGCTGCGCGACCACGACGACGACCGGAGGGTGTCGACGTCCGGTTTCCGGGCGGCGAACCTGCCGGCTGCGGGAGCCGTCGACGAGCTGCTCAACCAGTGGGCCGGGATCAACCTGAGCGCGCGGGTGCAGGTGCTCGTCGACGTGTCGGGGTCGATGAACGCGCAGGTGCCGGGGACCGGGCTGAACCGGATGCAGCTGTCGATGCAGGCGACGGCGAAGGCGCTGCACCTGTTCAAGCCCACGACCCAGCTGCGGATGCTGGCGTTCTCGACGCGGCTCGACGGCGACAAGGACTACCGCGAGCTGCTGCCGATGGCGTCGGTGGCCCAGCACCTGGCGACCGGTGCGCTGGACAAGCTGGCCCAGGTGAAGGCCACCCCGAACGGCGGAACGGGGTTGTACGACAGCGTCCTGGACACGTACCGCACCGCGCGCCGCGAGTGGGAGCCGGGCCGGCTCAACCTGGTGATCGTCCTGACGGACGGCCGCAACGAGGACCCACACGGAATCGCGCGCGCGGACCTGCTGGCCGAGCTGGCGAAGCTCCAGGACCCCCACCGCCCGATCCCCCTGATCGGCGTGGGCATCGGCCCGGACGCGGACAAAGCGGAACTGGACCAGCTGACCAAGGCAACGGGCGGCCAGGCGTTCGTGGCCCCGGACCCGGCCAAGATCACGGACGTGTTTTTCGGAGCCCTGAGCCGAATCGCCGGCGGCTAG
- a CDS encoding helix-turn-helix transcriptional regulator has translation MARPTARVLTLLELLQSGGTRTSAELAERLNVDGRTVRRYVEHLRDLGIPVDSVRGRYGGYRLARHYRMPPLMLTDEEALAVVWGLLLTGRPGSGPASIGDVEAATSKVRRVLPPALARQIDAVVETVNFTGGRIGEAERTGGGEEASARVLLGLAQAARDRRPIAFDYLPRHGPARSRTVHPHGIVAVHGLLYLTGHDVGRQAERTFRLDRIAGLRLLEGTFEVPDDLNPVQRVVGPLGAGPGRHEVSVLVDAEAVQVRALFPETLASVEPVAGVAGNGRWLRIFVRAERLEWVAGRLAALDRPFVIEQPKALHGVVAALGQKLIAAAIVDPGGDSS, from the coding sequence GTGGCACGGCCGACAGCTCGGGTACTGACGTTGCTCGAGTTGTTGCAGTCCGGTGGCACCCGTACCTCTGCCGAGCTGGCCGAGCGGCTGAACGTGGATGGACGCACGGTGCGCCGCTACGTGGAGCACTTGCGTGACCTCGGCATTCCGGTGGATTCCGTGCGTGGTCGTTACGGCGGCTACCGACTGGCGCGCCACTACCGGATGCCTCCGTTGATGCTCACCGACGAGGAAGCGCTGGCGGTCGTCTGGGGGCTTCTGCTGACAGGCCGGCCGGGGTCCGGTCCGGCCTCGATCGGTGACGTGGAGGCCGCCACCTCGAAGGTCCGCCGGGTACTGCCCCCGGCCCTGGCACGGCAGATCGACGCAGTGGTCGAAACCGTGAATTTCACCGGCGGCCGGATCGGCGAGGCCGAGCGCACCGGGGGTGGCGAGGAGGCAAGCGCGAGAGTGCTTCTCGGACTGGCGCAGGCGGCGCGGGACCGGCGTCCGATCGCCTTCGACTACCTGCCGCGGCACGGACCCGCACGGTCGCGCACCGTTCATCCGCACGGCATCGTTGCCGTGCACGGGCTGCTCTACCTCACCGGCCACGACGTCGGGCGCCAGGCGGAGCGGACGTTCCGCCTGGACCGCATCGCCGGTCTGCGCCTGCTGGAGGGCACGTTCGAGGTGCCGGACGACCTGAACCCGGTGCAGCGGGTCGTGGGCCCGCTCGGGGCGGGTCCCGGGCGACATGAGGTGTCAGTGCTCGTCGACGCCGAGGCAGTGCAGGTGCGAGCGTTGTTCCCGGAGACGCTGGCATCGGTCGAACCGGTAGCCGGCGTCGCCGGAAATGGTCGGTGGCTGAGAATTTTCGTCCGTGCGGAACGTCTGGAATGGGTCGCGGGAAGGTTGGCCGCGCTCGATCGGCCGTTCGTCATCGAGCAGCCGAAAGCTCTGCACGGAGTCGTTGCCGCGCTGGGACAGAAGCTGATCGCCGCGGCGATCGTCGATCCCGGTGGCGACTCGAGCTAG
- a CDS encoding VOC family protein, which translates to MTTNTVQLASVRVITDDLPRLVRFYEVLTGATPQYLTDDFVELVTPSATFALSAPERVAFITDNPPRAAANRTAIVEFVVEDVESLLARMKTELGDGLDVVQAPTMMPWGNMSVLIRDPEGSLVNLYTPVTPQARQLQQNRTPQMPPPTRS; encoded by the coding sequence ATGACAACGAACACCGTCCAACTGGCCTCCGTCCGCGTGATCACCGACGACCTACCGCGACTCGTCCGCTTCTACGAGGTCCTCACCGGCGCCACCCCGCAGTACCTGACCGACGACTTCGTCGAGCTGGTGACACCGTCCGCGACATTCGCGCTCAGCGCGCCGGAGCGGGTCGCTTTCATCACGGACAACCCACCGCGAGCGGCCGCCAACCGCACCGCCATCGTCGAGTTCGTCGTGGAGGACGTCGAATCCCTGCTTGCCCGCATGAAGACCGAACTCGGCGATGGCCTCGACGTCGTGCAGGCGCCCACGATGATGCCCTGGGGCAACATGTCCGTTCTGATCCGCGACCCCGAAGGGTCGCTCGTCAACCTCTACACGCCGGTCACGCCGCAGGCGCGGCAACTGCAGCAGAACCGGACACCCCAGATGCCACCGCCCACGCGGTCCTAG
- a CDS encoding amino acid permease: protein MTTSGLRPELRQRHVRMIALGGIIGASLFIGSGAVISTVGPAAVLSYALGGLLVVLVMRMLGEMATAAPALGSFMEYARDSLGGWAGFTIGWLYWYFWVGVVAFEAVAGAKILQGWIPGVPQWVFSLALMLLLTATNLASARSFGETEFWLASIKVATIVVFLVLGLLFVLGLWPGAHFSVGNIGLDGFVPHGGFSVVHGVVIVIFSYFGAEIVTIAAAESDQPETAVRKATSTIVWRVIVFYVGSVALLVMITPWREIPSETSPFAAAFGRFGVPAASTVVSAVVLTAALSVLNSGLYTASRMLFALRRHGWAPTWVAHTNARGVPWKAILASTSIGYVAVVMSYVSPDKIFYFIINSAGAVALFVYAIICGSQLRMRRQLEASSPELLKLRMWGYPWLSWLTLAMTLVVVASMLFVDEDTRAQLYLSLVSLAVILAVYAFISRRRSGVTSD from the coding sequence ATGACGACGTCGGGGCTGCGGCCCGAGCTGCGGCAGCGGCACGTCCGGATGATCGCCCTCGGCGGCATCATCGGCGCGAGCCTGTTCATCGGCAGCGGCGCGGTGATCAGCACCGTCGGCCCGGCGGCCGTGCTTTCGTACGCGCTGGGCGGGCTGCTCGTGGTGCTCGTCATGCGGATGCTCGGCGAGATGGCGACGGCGGCGCCGGCGCTCGGCTCGTTCATGGAGTACGCGCGCGACTCGCTCGGCGGCTGGGCGGGCTTCACGATCGGCTGGCTGTACTGGTACTTCTGGGTCGGCGTGGTCGCGTTCGAAGCGGTGGCCGGCGCGAAGATCCTGCAGGGCTGGATTCCCGGTGTGCCGCAATGGGTGTTCTCGCTGGCGCTGATGCTGCTGCTGACGGCGACCAACCTGGCGTCGGCGCGGTCGTTCGGCGAGACGGAGTTCTGGCTGGCGTCGATCAAGGTCGCGACCATCGTGGTGTTCCTGGTACTGGGCCTGCTGTTCGTGCTCGGGCTCTGGCCGGGCGCGCATTTCTCGGTGGGCAACATCGGCCTCGACGGTTTCGTGCCCCACGGCGGGTTTTCGGTCGTCCACGGCGTGGTCATCGTGATCTTTTCGTATTTCGGCGCGGAGATCGTGACGATCGCGGCGGCCGAGTCCGACCAGCCGGAGACGGCGGTCCGCAAGGCGACGTCGACGATCGTCTGGCGCGTGATCGTGTTCTACGTGGGTTCGGTGGCCCTGCTGGTGATGATCACCCCGTGGCGCGAGATCCCGAGCGAGACGAGCCCGTTCGCGGCGGCGTTCGGCCGTTTCGGCGTCCCGGCGGCGTCCACAGTGGTCAGTGCGGTCGTCCTGACGGCGGCGCTGTCGGTGCTGAATTCGGGGCTGTACACGGCATCCCGGATGTTGTTCGCGCTGCGCCGCCACGGCTGGGCCCCGACGTGGGTGGCGCACACGAACGCACGCGGGGTGCCGTGGAAGGCGATCCTGGCGTCCACCTCGATCGGGTACGTGGCGGTGGTGATGAGTTACGTGTCCCCGGACAAGATCTTCTACTTCATCATCAATTCGGCGGGCGCGGTGGCATTGTTCGTGTACGCGATCATTTGCGGCTCCCAGCTGCGAATGCGCCGGCAGCTGGAGGCTTCGTCGCCTGAGCTCTTGAAGCTGCGGATGTGGGGGTATCCGTGGCTGAGCTGGCTGACGTTGGCCATGACGCTGGTCGTGGTGGCGTCGATGCTGTTCGTGGACGAGGACACGCGGGCCCAGTTGTATCTGAGCTTGGTCAGCTTGGCGGTGATCTTGGCGGTGTACGCCTTCATCAGCCGCCGGCGATCGGGCGTCACGAGTGATTGA
- a CDS encoding EamA family transporter translates to MTTELPVLAPPRVAHRGRGTTLVLLAALFFSTSGTLGKSAMSAGFSPEQVAAMRIGVAGLVLLAGVALVAPRKLRVRRSELPVLAGYGLLGVAGVQLLYFVAAGRIPVGIAILLEFISPVLIALWVRFVRGHRLPRSVWGGIALAMAGLSLVAQVWQGVTLNGLGLLAGLGAALCSAGYFLLGERAVADIDPLGLVTWGMVIGAVLVSLVAPPWTWPVGLLGTDVAFGPWRPPVWLLLVLLVLVATVLAYVFGISSLRHLPASVASVLGLVEPVIVTVTAWALLGEELTWPQLLGSAILLAGAFLVQRKSAILTS, encoded by the coding sequence GTGACCACCGAGCTGCCCGTCCTCGCACCTCCCCGGGTCGCCCACCGCGGCCGCGGGACCACGCTCGTGCTGCTCGCGGCGCTGTTCTTCAGCACGTCGGGCACGCTGGGCAAGTCCGCGATGTCCGCCGGGTTCAGCCCGGAGCAGGTGGCCGCGATGCGGATCGGGGTCGCCGGGCTCGTGCTGCTCGCCGGGGTGGCGCTGGTGGCGCCGCGGAAGCTGCGGGTGCGCCGGAGCGAGCTGCCTGTGCTGGCCGGGTACGGCCTGCTCGGCGTCGCCGGCGTGCAGCTGCTGTACTTCGTCGCCGCGGGCCGGATCCCGGTCGGCATCGCGATCCTGCTGGAGTTCATCTCGCCGGTGCTCATCGCGCTGTGGGTGCGGTTCGTGCGGGGCCACCGGCTGCCGCGGTCGGTGTGGGGCGGCATCGCCCTGGCCATGGCGGGGCTGTCGCTGGTCGCCCAGGTCTGGCAGGGGGTCACGCTCAACGGCCTCGGACTGCTCGCCGGCCTCGGCGCGGCGCTGTGCTCGGCCGGGTACTTCCTGCTCGGCGAGCGCGCGGTGGCCGACATCGACCCGCTGGGCCTGGTCACCTGGGGCATGGTGATCGGCGCGGTCCTGGTCAGCCTGGTCGCGCCGCCGTGGACGTGGCCGGTCGGGCTGCTCGGCACGGACGTCGCGTTCGGCCCCTGGCGCCCGCCGGTGTGGCTCCTGCTCGTCCTGCTGGTGCTGGTCGCCACCGTGCTGGCCTACGTCTTCGGGATTTCGTCGCTGCGGCACCTGCCGGCGTCGGTGGCGAGCGTGCTCGGCCTGGTCGAGCCGGTGATCGTCACGGTCACGGCGTGGGCGCTGCTCGGCGAGGAGCTCACCTGGCCGCAGCTGCTCGGCTCGGCGATCCTGCTGGCCGGCGCGTTCCTGGTGCAGCGGAAGTCGGCGATCCTGACGAGCTGA
- the wrbA gene encoding NAD(P)H:quinone oxidoreductase: MSTRILVVYYSSTGNTAALAEALAAGARETGAEVRVRTVPETVPAEAIAQNPRWQAWIDSGPHHALATLDDLVWADGLAFGSPTRFGGPAAQLKSYLDSTGGLWAKGKLADKVATSFTTASTRHGGLESTLLAINNVFYHWGAIVVPLGYTDPHLMESGNPYGGSFVSRKSAAPDDLALGALRVQGRRLATITTHVATGLKRAE, from the coding sequence GTGAGCACACGGATACTCGTCGTCTACTACAGCTCGACCGGCAACACGGCCGCCCTCGCCGAGGCGCTCGCCGCGGGCGCCCGCGAGACCGGGGCCGAGGTGCGGGTGCGGACCGTGCCGGAGACGGTGCCCGCCGAGGCCATCGCGCAGAACCCGCGCTGGCAGGCGTGGATCGACTCGGGCCCGCACCACGCACTGGCCACGCTCGACGACCTCGTGTGGGCCGATGGCCTCGCCTTCGGCAGCCCGACCCGGTTCGGCGGCCCGGCCGCCCAGCTGAAGTCCTACTTGGACAGCACGGGTGGGTTGTGGGCGAAGGGGAAGCTGGCCGACAAGGTCGCGACGTCGTTCACGACGGCGTCCACCCGGCACGGCGGCCTGGAGTCGACGCTGCTGGCGATCAACAACGTCTTCTACCACTGGGGCGCGATCGTCGTCCCGCTCGGCTACACCGACCCGCACCTGATGGAGTCCGGCAACCCGTACGGCGGCTCGTTCGTGTCGCGCAAGTCGGCGGCGCCGGACGACCTGGCCCTCGGCGCGCTGCGCGTCCAGGGGCGGCGGCTGGCCACGATCACGACGCACGTCGCGACCGGGCTGAAGCGGGCGGAATAA